A section of the Paenibacillus yonginensis genome encodes:
- a CDS encoding aldo/keto reductase, with protein MEKNCTPSQLAIAWTIANGALPIPGTKRIKYLEENSAAADILLTKEDLERIDQVSPKNVVHGTRYMKEQMTLLGG; from the coding sequence ATGGAGAAGAACTGTACCCCCTCACAATTGGCCATTGCCTGGACGATTGCCAACGGAGCGCTGCCTATCCCGGGTACGAAGCGTATCAAGTACCTGGAGGAAAATTCAGCCGCGGCTGATATCCTTCTCACAAAGGAGGACCTCGAACGAATCGATCAGGTCAGCCCCAAGAATGTCGTACACGGCACGCGTTATATGAAAGAACAGATGACGCTGCTGGGCGGCTAG
- the hemG gene encoding protoporphyrinogen oxidase, with protein sequence MKTIVVIGGGITGLSAMHEFRKWREATGAAVRLLLIEASAQIGGKIRTVRHQQFVMETGADSIVARKMNDMDVIEELGLKDDVVYNTTGRSFIYAAGHLKPIPDDAVFGIPASVESLAKSTLVSAEGKVAALKDLYTKNETFTKDDSVGAFLEYFLGSELVEKQIAPVLSGVYSGNLNELTIASTLPFLIDYKEQYGSIIKGLEANKQKFRIGEKKFFSLKNGLGSLIDAFQAGLTEELLLNTKVRRIDKNNGRYRVHLDNQDMIEADYVVLSIPHTAAEPILDDPRLTEQFSGLKSNSLISVYVGFNVPDSVLPADGTGFITATTDELFCSACTWTSRKWEHTSKSGNLLVRLFYKSSHPLYASIKNLDHDDLLKVALSDIEKGLGITAEPVVNEITDWSGQMPIYSITHPKIVYALESIMADVFPGIILAGCSYYGVGISDCMKNGADSARKIIDLLKEGYSPTSKQGASDNS encoded by the coding sequence TTGAAAACAATTGTTGTTATCGGTGGCGGCATTACGGGGCTGTCGGCTATGCATGAATTTCGCAAATGGAGGGAGGCAACCGGAGCCGCAGTCAGGCTTTTATTAATTGAAGCGTCAGCACAGATAGGCGGTAAAATTCGAACCGTTAGGCATCAACAATTCGTGATGGAGACCGGGGCGGATTCTATTGTAGCGCGAAAAATGAACGATATGGACGTGATTGAAGAACTGGGCTTGAAAGATGACGTGGTTTATAACACAACTGGACGCTCCTTCATATATGCGGCTGGACATTTGAAGCCGATTCCGGACGACGCCGTGTTCGGCATTCCGGCAAGCGTGGAGTCGCTCGCCAAGAGTACGCTCGTCTCGGCAGAAGGCAAAGTTGCAGCGCTAAAAGATTTATATACGAAAAATGAGACGTTTACGAAGGACGATTCTGTCGGCGCGTTTCTGGAGTATTTTCTCGGGAGTGAACTAGTCGAGAAGCAAATCGCCCCCGTCCTTTCCGGGGTCTATTCAGGGAATTTGAACGAGTTGACAATTGCCTCAACACTACCTTTCTTGATCGACTACAAGGAGCAATACGGAAGCATTATTAAAGGACTCGAAGCCAACAAGCAGAAGTTTAGGATTGGTGAGAAGAAATTTTTCTCGCTAAAAAACGGTCTGGGCTCGCTAATTGACGCCTTTCAAGCCGGTCTGACCGAAGAATTGTTGTTAAACACTAAAGTCCGCAGGATTGATAAGAACAATGGCCGGTATCGCGTGCACTTGGACAATCAGGACATGATCGAAGCGGATTATGTTGTACTAAGCATCCCGCATACGGCAGCAGAACCGATTCTTGACGATCCGAGACTTACAGAGCAATTCTCGGGATTAAAGAGCAACTCGCTCATCAGCGTATATGTCGGCTTTAACGTGCCCGATTCAGTGCTCCCCGCCGATGGAACGGGATTTATTACCGCGACAACCGATGAATTGTTCTGCAGCGCCTGCACATGGACAAGTCGCAAATGGGAGCATACGTCCAAATCCGGAAATTTGCTTGTCCGGCTATTTTATAAAAGCAGCCATCCTTTGTATGCTTCAATAAAGAATCTGGATCACGATGACCTGCTAAAGGTGGCGCTTAGCGATATTGAGAAGGGGCTTGGAATTACCGCCGAACCTGTCGTTAACGAGATCACCGACTGGTCCGGGCAAATGCCAATTTATTCGATTACCCATCCGAAAATTGTCTATGCACTTGAAAGCATTATGGCAGATGTATTCCCAGGCATTATCCTTGCTGGATGCTCTTATTATGGCGTAGGGATCTCGGATTGCATGAAGAACGGGGCCGATTCGGCAAGAAAAATCATTGATTTATTGAAGGAGGGCTATTCTCCAACCAGTAAGCAAGGGGCATCAGATAATAGTTAA
- a CDS encoding carotenoid biosynthesis protein has translation MGDITVVPVWIIQDIIVIIAAILMVFYILDKEEHPKTVLMQFIGFVFFYAAVFEITASSLGEGFYAYGRSILMLFNIPITVPIIEFLIIYSTLRALKSVNIPSWTKPFITGLSAMVFDFSLDPVAVKQIFQTMDGIMARWTYYPLAGEPQIYGEPVMNFTGWIYIAGYWTTFILIGEWWYKKKGYSKLIGYIYPLLAAIVSLACMFSPLSNFFNYMGPFFDRTSNMQWVMLIALSVITTGILAFAFIKFWDRKVIYSITPKKDFPILFTFLGFPLVNTIFCLIGGYTEVLWLVVLAQILLMLAWIGIYIMGKKASPMMK, from the coding sequence ATGGGTGATATAACGGTAGTGCCTGTATGGATTATTCAAGATATTATAGTCATAATTGCTGCTATTCTAATGGTTTTCTATATCCTTGATAAGGAAGAGCATCCAAAAACGGTTCTAATGCAATTTATAGGTTTTGTGTTTTTTTACGCAGCCGTTTTTGAAATTACTGCATCGTCTCTTGGGGAAGGTTTCTACGCATATGGGCGGAGTATTTTAATGTTATTTAATATCCCTATTACGGTTCCTATTATTGAATTTCTGATCATTTATTCAACTTTGCGTGCTCTAAAGTCTGTAAATATACCGTCCTGGACCAAACCCTTTATTACGGGATTAAGCGCTATGGTTTTTGACTTTTCATTGGACCCGGTGGCCGTTAAACAAATATTTCAGACCATGGATGGAATCATGGCAAGATGGACTTATTATCCTCTAGCCGGTGAACCTCAAATATATGGGGAACCCGTGATGAATTTTACAGGATGGATTTATATAGCGGGATATTGGACTACCTTTATTCTAATTGGTGAATGGTGGTACAAAAAGAAAGGCTACAGTAAATTAATCGGTTATATCTATCCGTTGCTAGCGGCAATTGTGTCCTTAGCTTGTATGTTCTCACCTTTATCTAACTTCTTTAATTATATGGGGCCGTTCTTCGACAGAACCTCTAATATGCAATGGGTGATGTTGATTGCCCTTTCTGTAATTACAACAGGAATTTTAGCATTCGCTTTTATAAAGTTCTGGGATCGGAAGGTTATTTATTCAATCACTCCCAAAAAAGATTTTCCTATCCTGTTTACTTTCTTGGGGTTCCCCCTAGTTAATACTATATTTTGCCTTATAGGAGGTTACACGGAGGTATTGTGGCTGGTCGTTCTGGCTCAGATATTATTAATGTTAGCCTGGATTGGAATTTATATTATGGGTAAAAAAGCAAGTCCAATGATGAAATAA
- a CDS encoding TetR/AcrR family transcriptional regulator — MEDKKTDHRVRYTKMVIKESLLKLLTERSINKVTVTDICREANINRNTFYSHYANQFELLSTIENDLYEDIKQVVINSSNLKTPEKLSYELCKYIKANKTICEVLFSEHGDKALLERILYISHDLTIERWKQELKYFDQPLFESWYTFTAHGSIAIIKKWVNSGLKESPSKIADFIDKATQSVSKAFYSEEL, encoded by the coding sequence ATGGAAGACAAAAAAACAGATCATAGAGTGAGATATACAAAAATGGTTATCAAAGAAAGCTTGTTGAAGCTTCTGACGGAACGGTCTATCAATAAAGTTACAGTGACCGACATTTGCAGAGAAGCGAATATTAATCGCAACACCTTTTATTCACACTATGCTAACCAGTTTGAGCTGCTTTCAACGATTGAAAATGATCTTTACGAAGATATTAAGCAAGTTGTGATCAATTCTTCAAACCTTAAAACTCCTGAAAAGCTATCTTATGAATTATGTAAGTATATAAAAGCGAATAAAACGATATGTGAGGTTTTGTTCTCGGAGCATGGCGATAAAGCATTATTAGAACGAATCCTTTATATCAGTCACGATTTAACTATTGAGAGATGGAAGCAGGAATTAAAATATTTTGATCAACCCTTATTTGAGTCCTGGTATACGTTTACCGCTCATGGCAGTATAGCCATTATTAAAAAGTGGGTGAATAGTGGTCTGAAGGAAAGCCCGAGTAAAATTGCGGATTTTATTGATAAAGCCACGCAATCCGTATCTAAAGCTTTTTATTCTGAAGAATTGTAG
- a CDS encoding SDR family NAD(P)-dependent oxidoreductase has translation MTNISIVTGGSRGLGRNTAISIARHGGDVILTYRSQAEEAKSVVAEIEALGRKAVALQLDVGNIASFADFAKNVRLALQSTWNSSTFNHLVNNAGHGEMVDFAETTEAQFDALFNVHVKGVFFLTQTLLPLLADGGRIVNFSSGLTRVSYPGFSAYSAAKGAVEILTIYNGQRTWPPRYCR, from the coding sequence ATGACAAATATCTCGATCGTCACTGGTGGCAGCCGCGGACTCGGCCGCAATACTGCCATCAGTATTGCACGTCATGGCGGTGATGTCATCCTGACCTATCGCAGCCAAGCAGAAGAAGCCAAGTCTGTTGTTGCTGAAATCGAAGCTCTGGGCCGTAAAGCAGTTGCCCTGCAGCTCGATGTTGGAAACATCGCCAGCTTTGCAGACTTTGCTAAGAACGTCCGTTTGGCCCTGCAATCTACTTGGAATAGCTCCACTTTCAATCATTTGGTGAACAATGCCGGCCACGGAGAAATGGTGGACTTTGCCGAAACAACAGAAGCTCAGTTCGACGCCCTGTTCAATGTACACGTCAAAGGCGTGTTTTTCTTGACTCAGACCCTTCTCCCGCTGCTTGCAGATGGTGGCCGTATTGTGAATTTCTCTTCGGGTCTGACTCGTGTATCTTATCCCGGGTTCTCCGCTTATTCTGCGGCGAAGGGAGCAGTCGAAATTCTAACCATCTATAATGGCCAAAGAACTTGGCCACCGAGGTATTGCCGTTAA
- a CDS encoding MerR family transcriptional regulator — MLTISEVTELTGITAPTLRYYEKEGLLPYVKRNENGKRFYDEEDLSWVHFVTALRATGMPIAQIQRYVNLYKEGDSTISERKKMMLLHKKEIENSIRELYFNLDKINYKLALYDVLESQIEKTSLKI; from the coding sequence ATGTTGACAATAAGTGAAGTAACTGAATTGACAGGAATAACGGCTCCAACACTTCGATATTACGAAAAGGAGGGACTGCTTCCTTATGTGAAGAGAAATGAAAACGGAAAGCGGTTCTATGACGAAGAGGATTTAAGCTGGGTACACTTTGTTACTGCACTTCGGGCAACTGGAATGCCGATTGCTCAAATTCAGAGGTACGTCAACTTGTATAAAGAAGGGGATTCGACGATTTCGGAACGAAAAAAGATGATGCTTCTTCATAAAAAAGAAATTGAGAATAGTATAAGAGAACTGTATTTCAATTTGGATAAAATAAACTATAAACTGGCTCTTTATGATGTATTAGAATCACAGATTGAAAAGACTAGCCTAAAAATTTGA
- a CDS encoding winged helix-turn-helix transcriptional regulator codes for MSGCPVEATLSVMGGKWKAVILWRLVKGTKRFNELERSISQITRKMLTEQLRELERDNLIIRNVYPEVPPKVEYSLSDYGRTFIPVLQSMAQWGLVHLERTAGR; via the coding sequence ATGAGCGGTTGTCCCGTAGAGGCAACTCTTTCAGTAATGGGAGGTAAATGGAAGGCCGTTATCCTTTGGCGCCTCGTTAAGGGGACAAAGCGATTTAACGAACTCGAACGTTCAATTTCACAAATTACCCGTAAAATGTTAACGGAGCAATTACGAGAACTAGAGCGAGATAACTTAATTATAAGAAACGTATATCCAGAAGTTCCTCCAAAAGTAGAGTATTCCCTGAGCGACTATGGCCGGACGTTTATTCCGGTTTTGCAATCGATGGCCCAGTGGGGATTGGTTCATCTTGAAAGGACGGCTGGAAGGTAG
- a CDS encoding alpha/beta hydrolase, with translation MFYFLFCILHCEPVDFIFENMREEIRMPLDPQVQVVLENISKQGIPPLHTLSVENARKVNLSFGAGQPLQVWKVEDLQIPGNLQSVPVRIYKPQRETPLPVIVYYHGGGWVVGNLDAADVLCRELANRVNSIVVSVDYRLAPDHKFPAAVEDAYAALTWVAQNTSAIGADPYRIAVGGDSAGGNLAAVVAMMARDNGANFVKFQLLFNPVTHYSFDTQSYKENGEGFGLTADTMRWFWNNYLANDQDGLHPYASPLLAADLAGLPPALILTAEYDPLRDEGEAFAEKLRAAGVPVEMKRYEGMAHGFILQTGIYDRGREALQHAVRALQKAF, from the coding sequence GTGTTTTATTTTTTATTTTGTATACTACATTGCGAACCAGTCGATTTTATCTTTGAAAATATGAGGGAGGAAATTAGAATGCCGCTCGACCCACAAGTTCAAGTTGTTCTAGAAAATATAAGCAAGCAGGGCATTCCGCCGCTGCATACATTATCCGTGGAAAATGCTCGAAAGGTCAATCTTAGTTTTGGAGCCGGCCAACCGCTTCAAGTTTGGAAAGTAGAGGATTTACAGATTCCGGGTAATCTTCAATCCGTTCCGGTACGAATCTATAAGCCACAAAGGGAGACTCCTTTACCCGTCATCGTATATTATCACGGAGGAGGATGGGTGGTTGGAAATCTTGACGCAGCAGATGTATTGTGCCGAGAATTAGCCAACCGTGTGAACAGTATTGTAGTGTCCGTAGATTACCGTTTAGCTCCAGATCATAAATTTCCTGCAGCTGTGGAAGATGCCTACGCTGCGCTAACGTGGGTCGCGCAAAATACAAGCGCGATCGGTGCAGATCCTTATCGAATAGCGGTAGGCGGAGATAGCGCAGGCGGCAATCTTGCTGCTGTTGTGGCCATGATGGCCCGGGATAACGGCGCTAACTTCGTTAAGTTTCAACTATTGTTTAACCCGGTTACTCATTATTCGTTTGATACCCAATCCTATAAGGAGAACGGCGAAGGTTTCGGTTTGACAGCGGACACGATGAGATGGTTTTGGAACAACTATTTAGCGAACGATCAGGATGGGCTGCATCCCTATGCTTCTCCGCTTCTTGCGGCTGACCTTGCAGGCCTGCCTCCAGCGCTCATTCTCACTGCTGAGTATGATCCCCTGCGAGATGAAGGTGAAGCCTTTGCCGAGAAATTAAGAGCTGCTGGTGTTCCCGTGGAAATGAAACGTTATGAGGGAATGGCCCACGGCTTTATTTTGCAGACAGGGATATACGATAGAGGAAGAGAAGCGTTACAGCATGCTGTAAGGGCGTTGCAGAAAGCTTTTTAA